The following proteins come from a genomic window of Legionella cherrii:
- a CDS encoding type II secretion system protein N, with amino-acid sequence MKFDLHALFSAKYAQWIIIAFISLFSILILAEYTQLIFSPIKIQEAPDVTKEMPMIPQQNSFDAILHSSLFGVYVSNNLSSIKKSMLNVTLVGILFANKLNNSQVIIRSATGEEKTYKLGDSIPGGAVIKRIMASGILVERNGTLESLSLPKNELIFEPVAKPLQGE; translated from the coding sequence ATGAAATTTGATCTTCATGCTTTATTTTCAGCAAAATACGCACAATGGATCATTATTGCTTTTATTTCACTTTTTTCCATACTGATATTAGCCGAATACACTCAATTGATATTTTCTCCCATAAAAATACAAGAAGCTCCTGATGTTACTAAAGAAATGCCGATGATACCCCAGCAGAATTCCTTCGATGCAATTTTACATTCCTCATTATTTGGTGTGTATGTTTCTAATAATTTATCCAGTATTAAAAAATCCATGCTGAATGTTACTTTGGTAGGAATTTTATTTGCAAATAAGCTCAATAACTCCCAAGTAATTATTCGTTCTGCAACCGGAGAGGAAAAAACGTACAAATTAGGTGATTCTATCCCCGGAGGTGCAGTGATCAAGCGAATTATGGCCTCTGGGATTTTGGTTGAACGTAATGGTACGTTAGAGAGTTTAAGTTTACCCAAAAATGAATTAATCTTTGAACCAGTGGCTAAGCCTTTACAAGGGGAATAG
- a CDS encoding tetratricopeptide repeat protein, protein MRRLFNLLIVVIFISNIVACATPSANNLREGIDSFRVENYRKAFIRLKPIAEKGQPDAQYAVGYMYYYGKGVVEDRKKAWFWINAAANLGQPDAKEAVRILASGGALS, encoded by the coding sequence ATGAGACGTTTATTTAATTTATTAATCGTTGTAATTTTTATTTCTAATATTGTAGCCTGTGCTACTCCAAGTGCAAACAATTTACGTGAAGGGATTGATAGTTTCAGAGTCGAAAATTACCGCAAGGCTTTTATCCGCCTAAAACCAATAGCTGAGAAAGGTCAACCTGATGCTCAATATGCTGTAGGTTATATGTATTATTATGGTAAAGGAGTAGTTGAAGACCGCAAGAAAGCTTGGTTTTGGATTAATGCCGCCGCAAATTTGGGACAACCTGATGCCAAAGAGGCCGTTCGCATATTGGCTAGCGGGGGGGCATTAAGTTAA
- the mutY gene encoding A/G-specific adenine glycosylase: MDKQNLYKQFSQPLLQWFAVNGRQNLPWQLPRTPYRVWISEIMLQQTQVQTVIPYFERFMQRFPNLSDLARANEDEVLSLWSGLGYYSRARNLHQTAKIMMDQYDGVVPDDYQLLKELPGIGPSTAAAILSQAFNQPVAILDGNVKRVLTRFFMIKGYPEQAQVKKTLWDLANSCMPNENCANYTQAIMDLGALCCTSKNPNCTHCPLQNSCLAFKFKEQHLYPTKKIKKPIPIQCQQFLVLYNEQGHIYLEKRPPTGLWGGLWCLPSLDEEDCPLDFIRLNYDLSGETPQPLITFKHRFSHFHLEINALSIKTKILGNKLAEQQGQWFEKERIDSLGLAQPTSKILSSHYNMFIQSS, from the coding sequence GTGGATAAGCAAAATTTATACAAACAATTTAGTCAACCCTTATTGCAGTGGTTTGCGGTTAATGGGCGTCAAAATCTGCCTTGGCAACTCCCCCGTACGCCCTACAGAGTTTGGATTTCTGAAATTATGCTGCAGCAAACTCAAGTACAGACAGTTATTCCTTATTTCGAACGTTTTATGCAACGATTTCCAAACCTGAGTGATTTGGCTCGAGCAAATGAAGATGAAGTACTTTCTTTATGGTCAGGACTTGGTTATTACAGTCGCGCCAGAAATCTTCATCAGACGGCAAAAATAATGATGGATCAATATGATGGCGTTGTTCCTGATGATTATCAGTTATTAAAAGAACTCCCTGGAATCGGTCCATCTACTGCAGCAGCCATCTTATCACAAGCTTTTAATCAACCCGTTGCTATTCTTGATGGCAATGTAAAACGAGTTTTAACTCGTTTTTTCATGATCAAAGGTTACCCAGAACAAGCTCAAGTAAAAAAAACGCTGTGGGATTTAGCGAACTCATGCATGCCCAATGAAAACTGTGCCAATTACACTCAAGCTATTATGGATTTAGGTGCATTATGTTGTACCTCTAAAAATCCAAATTGCACTCATTGTCCGTTACAAAATAGTTGCCTCGCCTTTAAATTTAAGGAACAGCACTTATATCCCACGAAAAAAATAAAAAAACCCATACCCATTCAATGCCAACAATTTCTGGTTTTGTATAATGAGCAAGGGCATATTTATTTGGAAAAAAGACCTCCTACCGGATTATGGGGAGGATTATGGTGTTTACCCAGTTTGGATGAAGAGGATTGCCCTCTTGATTTCATTCGTCTCAACTATGACTTATCAGGAGAGACACCACAACCTCTCATTACTTTTAAACACCGATTTAGTCATTTTCATTTGGAAATCAATGCCCTCAGCATAAAAACCAAAATCCTGGGTAACAAATTGGCTGAACAACAAGGTCAATGGTTTGAAAAAGAACGAATTGACTCTTTAGGATTAGCACAACCTACCAGCAAAATATTGTCTTCGCACTACAACATGTTTATTCAAAGCTCATAA